A genomic window from Henningerozyma blattae CBS 6284 chromosome 3, complete genome includes:
- the TBLA0C05960 gene encoding uncharacterized protein (similar to Saccharomyces cerevisiae RNR4 (YGR180C) and RNR2 (YJL026W); ancestral locus Anc_5.179) has product MSKQPPKETPSKVAARSLSGLEISDAESNLSSKLESIKENNYDQESLEMRLSKATKEHREFLESHKVQRHALKELEKDEPLLNKDKKRKILFPIEYPDIYEAYKRAEASFWTAEGNNRLNANERFFISRVLAFFAASDGIVNENLNENFSVEVQVPEARLFYGFQIMIENIHSETYSLLIDTYIKDPKESQFLFDAIQTIPQIKEKAEWAIRWINDSDALYAERLVAFASIEGIFFSGSFASIFWLKKRGLMPGLTFSNELICRDEGLHTDFACLLFTHIENKPSHDIIEKIVTEAVEIEKRYFIDALPVALLGMNADLMNQYVEFVADRLLVAFGNPKVYNVENPFDFMENISLAGKTNFFEKRVSDYQKASVMAVASNKEAGGAMAFDESF; this is encoded by the coding sequence atgtccAAACAACCACCAAAAGAAACTCCTTCTAAAGTTGCTGCCAGATCTCTTAGTGGATTGGAAATTTCCGATGCTGAATCTAATTTGTCTTCTAAATTAGAATCTATCAAGGAAAACAATTATGATCAAGAGTCATTGGAAATGAGATTAAGTAAAGCTACTAAAGAGCATCGTGAATTCTTAGAATCACACAAGGTCCAAAGACATGCCTTGAAAGAGTTAGAAAAAGATGAACCTCTTTTGAACAAGGATAAGAAGAGAAAGATTCTATTCCCAATTGAATACCCAGATATCTACGAGGCATATAAGAGAGCTGAAGCTTCCTTTTGGACTGCTGAAGGGAACAATAGATTGAATGCTAATGAAAGGTTCTTCATTTCAAGAGTATTGGCCTTCTTTGCTGCCTCTGATGGTATCGTTAATgagaatttaaatgaaaatttctCTGTAGAAGTACAGGTTCCAGAAGCAAGACTATTTTATGGTTTCCAAATTATGATCGAGAATATTCATTCAGAGACTTATTCTTTATTGATTGATACATATATCAAAGATCCAAAGGAAtctcaatttttatttgatgcCATTCAGACCATTCcacaaattaaagaaaaggCTGAATGGGCTATTAGATGGATCAATGATAGTGACGCTCTATATGCAGAAAGATTAGTGGCATTTGCATCCATCGAGGGTATTTTCTTCTCTGGTTCATTTGCTTCTATTTTTTGGTTGAAAAAGAGGGGTTTAATGCCTGGGTTAACTTTCtctaatgaattaatttgCAGAGATGAAGGTTTGCATACTGATTTTGcttgtttattatttactcatattgaaaataaaccTAGCcatgatattattgaaaaaattgtcACAGAAGCCGTGGAAATcgaaaaaagatatttcaTTGATGCTTTACCTGTAGCATTATTAGGTATGAATGCGGATCTAATGAATCAATATGTGGAATTCGTGGCAGATAGATTATTGGTTGCCTTCGGTAATCCAAAGGTTTACAATGTTGAAAATCCATTTGATTTTATggaaaatatatctttagCTGGTAAGACTAATTTCTTTGAAAAGAGGGTCTCTGATTATCAAAAGGCTTCAGTCATGGCTGTTGCTTCTAATAAAGAAGCTGGTGGTGCTATGGCTTTCGATGAAAGTTTCTAA
- the RRN7 gene encoding Rrn7p (similar to Saccharomyces cerevisiae RRN7 (YJL025W); ancestral locus Anc_5.183): MSTYIRGPLCGIDNCPSRLWRILAGHRTCQYGHVMEGDYEFNDDEDVGSGNAITRRLNLTTNATGNFQSSISLSQSQSILAKSQDKKVYGSKGRLIFVKSFQWILKRQSDWIVKKTNNQLIDRFVKNLWMMYLKSIDGKDEVGLSLVSSISILLIACTQLHISIYTSDFQEWITNGDLLYFKANEKIPSQWRETMPNYYLKILEGGSVPTENQIQNNVLHLLDRLNFEKYCGKLQLSMEPLIFKLILEFTLPCEFFSYVSIAIKDRNDLLEYENVAIKNKVILIKHHPEFRILCYFYFIVTSMLSYDEEIYSTKWLNRYLQIQKDNEEPITMRAIRFDRDVYDWDANDTQDYLKWIETKFLPMQGTPEERKNGGKINIDQRIAKRKLYKMIPIPDTSSETSAIPENINKENNDKIDDENNEMNSDRKYPTKKKGNLTYIGIIQDQYLKLNSDFLNNDEIVSSNKNREQIIDEIKLLYMARLRNQFGISKAEFENGIAEMEQMLNG, translated from the coding sequence ATGTCGACATATATTAGAGGACCTTTATGTGGTATTGATAATTGTCCCTCTAGATTATGGCGTATTTTAGCAGGTCATCGTACATGTCAATATGGGCATGTTATGGAAGGTGATTATGAATTTAATGATGACGAAGATGTTGGCTCTGGAAATGCAATAACACGTCGTTTAAATTTAACTACAAATGCAACAGGTAATTTTCAATCGAGTATATCTTTATCTCAGTCCCAATCAATATTAGCGAAAAGTCAGgataaaaaagtatatgGGTCCAAGGGTAGATTAATATTTGTCAAAAGTTTCCAATGGATATTAAAGAGGCAATCAGATTGGATTGTTAAAAAGACTAATAATCAACTGATTGATAGATTTGTTAAGAATTTATGGATGATGTATTTGAAGAGTATTGATGGAAAAGATGAAGTTGGTTTAAGTTTGGTATCAAGTATAAGTATTCTTTTAATCGCCTGTACTCAACTAcatatttctatatatacCAGTGATTTCCAAGAATGGATAACTAATGGAGatttgttatattttaaagccAATGAAAAGATACCAAGTCAATGGAGAGAAACAATGcccaattattatttgaaaatattagaagGTGGTAGTGTCCCTACTGAGAatcaaatacaaaataatgTCTTACATCTTTTAGATAGATTAAATTTCGAAAAATATTGTGGTAAGTTACAATTATCTATGGAaccattaatttttaaattaattcttgaatttaCTCTTCCAtgtgaatttttttcatatgtATCTATTGCAATTAAAGATAGGAACGATTTATTAGAATACGAAAATGTTgccattaaaaataaagtaattttGATTAAGCATCATCCAGAATTTCGAATTTTAtgttatttctattttattgtAACCAGCATGTTAAGttatgatgaagaaatttattcaaCTAAATGGTTAAATCGATATttgcaaattcaaaaagatAATGAAGAGCCTATCACAATGAGGGCTATAAGGTTTGATAGAGATGTCTACGATTGGGATGCAAATGATACacaagattatttaaagtgGATAGAAACGAAATTTTTACCAATGCAAGGTACCCCTGAAGAACGTAAAAATGGTGGTAAGATTAATATCGATCAAAGAATCGCCAAGAGAAAATTATACAAGATGATACCAATACCAGATACCTCATCAGAGACGTCTGCTATACCAgagaatattaataaagaaaacaatGATAAAATCGATGacgaaaataatgaaatgaatTCTGACCGTAAGTATCCAACTAAGAAAAAGGGCAATCTAACATACATTGGAATCATCCAAGATCAATACTTAAAATTAAACTCAGATTTCctaaataatgatgaaatcGTCAgtagtaataaaaatagagaGCAAATAATAGATGAAATTAAGCTATTATACATGGCAAGATTGCGGAATCAATTTGGAATTTCCAAAGCGGAATTTGAGAACGGTATTGCAGAAATGGAACAAATGCTAAACGGCTAA